A region from the Tahibacter amnicola genome encodes:
- a CDS encoding ECF-type sigma factor, protein MDNHDVTARIAAMNAGPEQRQQALSLVYEDLVHIARAELARHRRGETLNTRALVNETYLKLFDGDAGHFENRKHFFATAAKAMRQVVIDYARSRLADRRGAGAEHVALDALDNQPIAIDAQAEELVGMDKALEKLAQLDERLVSIVELRFFAGLPVKEIADLLGVSEPTVKRDTRAARAFLHKELQAHLAS, encoded by the coding sequence ATGGACAACCATGACGTCACGGCGCGAATCGCGGCAATGAACGCCGGACCGGAGCAGCGCCAGCAGGCGCTGAGCCTGGTGTACGAGGATCTGGTCCACATTGCGCGCGCGGAACTGGCACGCCACCGGCGCGGCGAGACGCTCAACACGCGCGCACTGGTCAACGAAACCTACCTGAAGCTGTTCGACGGCGATGCGGGGCACTTCGAGAACCGCAAGCACTTTTTCGCCACTGCCGCCAAGGCCATGCGCCAGGTAGTGATCGACTATGCCCGCAGCCGGCTCGCGGACCGCCGCGGCGCGGGCGCGGAACACGTCGCGCTGGATGCCCTGGACAACCAGCCCATCGCCATCGACGCGCAGGCCGAGGAACTGGTCGGCATGGACAAGGCGCTGGAGAAACTCGCCCAGCTCGACGAGCGCCTGGTGAGCATCGTCGAATTGCGGTTCTTCGCGGGATTGCCGGTGAAGGAGATCGCCGACCTCCTGGGTGTCTCCGAGCCCACCGTCAAGCGCGACACGCGCGCCGCGCGTGCTTTCCTGCACAAGGAACTCCAGGCCCACCTGGCGTCGTGA
- a CDS encoding pseudouridine synthase yields the protein MQSTDASPPDATAAGLPLLYCDDDLLVVNKPPALAAHRSNLVGDDDDYLIDRLRRQVGGSLYLAHRLDRATSGALVVARSTAVATEIGRQLMDRSVEKAYLAVVRGWPDETGTIDHPLTGSSLKGAPKPAVTHWRRLARVELPIPMGRYPQQRYSLLEVQPQTGRYQQIRRHFAHISHHLVGDTTHGRGDHNRLFRIHWAMHRLLLHAWRVGFTHPVSGQRVAVSAPLDASWNRILDTFGWQSAIAGAAPKTDPHG from the coding sequence GTGCAGTCCACTGACGCCTCTCCACCGGACGCCACGGCGGCCGGGTTGCCCCTGCTCTACTGCGATGACGACCTGCTCGTGGTCAACAAACCCCCGGCGTTGGCGGCGCATCGCAGCAACCTGGTGGGCGATGACGACGATTACCTGATCGACCGGCTGCGGCGGCAGGTTGGTGGGTCGCTGTACCTGGCGCACCGGCTCGACCGCGCCACCAGCGGCGCGCTGGTCGTGGCGCGAAGTACCGCGGTTGCCACCGAGATCGGCCGGCAGCTGATGGACCGCTCGGTCGAGAAGGCCTACCTCGCCGTTGTGCGCGGCTGGCCTGACGAAACCGGCACGATCGATCACCCGCTCACCGGCTCCAGCCTCAAGGGCGCGCCCAAACCGGCGGTGACGCATTGGCGCCGGCTGGCACGCGTAGAGCTGCCCATTCCGATGGGCCGGTATCCGCAGCAACGCTATTCGCTGCTGGAAGTGCAACCGCAGACCGGTCGTTACCAGCAGATTCGCCGCCATTTCGCGCACATCTCCCATCATCTGGTCGGCGACACCACGCACGGCCGCGGTGACCACAACCGCCTGTTTCGCATCCACTGGGCCATGCATCGGCTGCTGCTGCACGCCTGGCGCGTGGGATTCACCCACCCGGTCAGCGGCCAGCGCGTGGCCGTCAGCGCACCACTGGATGCCAGCTGGAACCGCATCCTCGACACCTTCGGCTGGCAGTCGGCGATTGCAGGGGCCGCCCCCAAAACCGACCCGCACGGATAG
- a CDS encoding LysE family translocator — MQHLMHLWLFFLVVFAVIVLPGMDMAYVMASGLVGGRRHGLLAVAGIVIGGVIHVAAAALGVGLLLKLVPGVFNAVLLAGATYMAWIGLSLLRSRGDRRSRHLPTSFPVRPRSGAAW; from the coding sequence ATGCAACACCTGATGCACCTGTGGCTGTTCTTCCTGGTGGTGTTCGCCGTGATCGTGCTGCCCGGCATGGACATGGCCTATGTGATGGCCAGCGGTCTGGTCGGCGGCCGGCGCCATGGCCTGCTGGCGGTCGCGGGCATCGTGATCGGTGGCGTGATTCACGTCGCGGCGGCGGCGCTGGGCGTGGGCCTGCTGCTCAAACTGGTGCCAGGGGTGTTCAATGCGGTGCTGCTGGCTGGCGCGACCTACATGGCCTGGATCGGCCTGTCGCTGTTGCGCAGCCGGGGGGACCGGCGTTCCAGGCACCTGCCGACATCGTTTCCGGTGCGACCACGTTCCGGCGCGGCCTGGTGA
- a CDS encoding sensor histidine kinase — protein MKPLRTTIAELIQPLNLAAYATWAAVLMALLEEVEPGAAAPPSLVGLMVAFLVAFVTPHFLPAGAAMRRAEYACFAAQSILALAVIALSRSTTAPVLVVIVMGQWAMILPGLALCLVGLVLNAGVMAVFLLNWSGTKPWLVGTIYGGFQLFAILTAVYARRAEANAERLTQVNAQLLATRSLLEESARGQERVRLARELHDVAGHKLTALKLNLALLERDPNVDTAATLRTATQLAGELLDDLRGVVAQMRQHDGMDLRGAIEQLAAPIPRPRIVLDLADDARVRHVHQAEALVRAAQEGLTNAVRHAQASEVRVGLHLDGNHIVLTVRDNGRGGEIREGNGLKGMRERISLLGGTVRVGPAEGGGHALEVRIPVSTDTA, from the coding sequence GAAGCCGTTGCGCACGACCATCGCTGAGTTGATCCAGCCGCTGAACCTTGCCGCCTACGCCACCTGGGCGGCCGTGTTGATGGCGCTGCTGGAGGAGGTGGAGCCTGGCGCCGCGGCACCGCCGTCGCTGGTCGGACTGATGGTGGCGTTCCTCGTGGCGTTCGTGACGCCGCACTTCTTACCCGCCGGGGCGGCAATGCGCCGGGCCGAGTACGCCTGTTTTGCCGCGCAGTCCATCCTGGCCCTTGCCGTGATCGCGCTGTCGCGCAGCACCACGGCACCGGTGCTCGTCGTGATCGTGATGGGGCAGTGGGCCATGATCCTGCCGGGGCTGGCTCTGTGCCTGGTCGGACTGGTGCTCAACGCCGGCGTGATGGCCGTGTTCCTGCTCAACTGGAGCGGCACCAAGCCGTGGCTGGTCGGCACCATCTATGGCGGCTTCCAGCTCTTCGCCATCCTCACCGCGGTCTACGCGCGACGCGCCGAGGCGAATGCCGAGCGGCTCACCCAGGTCAACGCCCAGCTGCTGGCAACGCGCTCGCTACTGGAGGAAAGTGCCCGCGGACAGGAACGCGTGCGCCTGGCGCGTGAGCTGCACGATGTCGCCGGGCACAAGCTCACGGCGCTCAAACTCAACCTCGCCCTGCTCGAACGCGACCCGAACGTGGACACGGCCGCGACGTTGCGAACCGCCACCCAGCTGGCCGGCGAGCTCCTGGACGATCTGCGCGGCGTGGTCGCACAGATGCGCCAGCACGACGGCATGGATCTTCGCGGAGCAATCGAACAGCTGGCTGCGCCCATTCCCCGCCCGCGCATCGTGCTCGATCTCGCCGATGACGCCCGCGTCCGTCACGTGCACCAGGCCGAGGCGCTGGTGCGGGCGGCGCAGGAAGGGCTGACCAATGCCGTGCGCCACGCCCAGGCGAGCGAGGTGCGCGTGGGACTGCACCTGGACGGAAACCACATCGTGCTGACCGTGCGCGACAACGGCCGGGGTGGCGAGATTCGCGAAGGCAATGGTCTCAAGGGCATGCGCGAGCGGATCAGCCTGCTCGGCGGCACCGTGCGGGTGGGACCGGCCGAGGGCGGCGGCCACGCCCTGGAAGTGCGGATTCCGGTCAGTACGGATACGGCCTGA
- a CDS encoding YajQ family cyclic di-GMP-binding protein, with protein sequence MPSFDIVSKLDRHEVTNAVDQANRELDKRFDFKGANATFELAELIVTLKADAEFRLKQMQEILMQRLVARGIDIRCAEIDEPETNLAAARQKITLKQGIDQTLAKKIVKMIKDSGLKVQAQIQGDQLRVTGKKRDDLQLAIAFLRKSDIEMPLQYENFRD encoded by the coding sequence ATGCCTTCCTTCGATATCGTCTCCAAGCTCGACCGGCACGAGGTCACCAACGCCGTCGACCAGGCCAATCGCGAACTCGACAAGCGCTTTGATTTCAAGGGCGCGAACGCGACGTTCGAACTGGCCGAACTCATCGTCACGCTCAAGGCCGACGCGGAATTCCGCCTCAAGCAGATGCAGGAAATCCTGATGCAGCGCCTGGTCGCGCGCGGGATCGACATCCGCTGCGCCGAGATCGACGAGCCGGAAACCAACCTCGCCGCCGCGCGCCAGAAGATCACCCTCAAGCAGGGCATCGATCAGACGCTGGCCAAGAAGATCGTCAAGATGATCAAGGATTCGGGCCTGAAAGTGCAGGCGCAGATCCAGGGCGACCAGTTGCGTGTCACCGGCAAGAAACGCGACGACCTGCAGCTGGCGATCGCCTTCCTGCGCAAGAGCGACATCGAAATGCCGCTGCAGTACGAAAATTTCCGCGACTGA
- a CDS encoding lysophospholipid acyltransferase family protein — translation MNPGHLPLPPPAVPQSPQTPFRRFIAWLLARFGWRLVGEFPNIPKVVFIAAPHSSWWDGVLGLMFKVAVGLDASFMAKRELFWGPLGWLLRRLGGIPIERSTSHGVVEQMVERFQTRERLWLGIAPEGTRQSVRKWKSGFWHIAHDAGVPVWTIYFHYPEKTVGLGPVFELTDDAAADIARIREFYRPWQGKHRGA, via the coding sequence ATGAACCCCGGCCACCTGCCGCTTCCGCCTCCTGCTGTTCCGCAGTCGCCACAAACTCCGTTCCGTCGCTTCATCGCCTGGCTGCTGGCGCGGTTTGGCTGGCGTCTGGTGGGTGAATTTCCCAATATTCCCAAAGTGGTTTTTATCGCGGCACCCCATTCGTCGTGGTGGGACGGCGTCCTGGGGCTGATGTTCAAGGTCGCCGTAGGCCTGGACGCCTCGTTCATGGCCAAGCGTGAGCTCTTCTGGGGTCCGCTGGGATGGCTGCTGCGTCGGCTGGGCGGTATTCCGATCGAGCGCAGCACCTCGCACGGCGTGGTGGAACAGATGGTCGAGCGCTTCCAGACGCGCGAGCGGCTGTGGCTGGGTATCGCGCCGGAAGGTACGCGCCAGTCCGTAAGAAAGTGGAAATCGGGATTCTGGCACATTGCACATGACGCAGGCGTGCCGGTGTGGACGATCTATTTCCACTATCCGGAAAAGACCGTCGGGCTCGGACCGGTGTTCGAGCTCACCGACGACGCCGCGGCGGACATCGCCCGTATCCGGGAGTTCTACCGCCCCTGGCAGGGCAAGCACCGCGGCGCCTAG
- a CDS encoding ubiquinone biosynthesis accessory factor UbiJ, with protein MNASHTPNPVLSVLGQLLERVLNRVVRLDSETLTRLDALDGRAVTVEFRGTPLALRVCVQGTELRIGPAAGGDSALRVLTSPGSLLAMALRRGSGEAGVAPGTVEIAGDADLARRLEQIASRYRPDIEEAFTRTFGDVLGVPLATGFSNALRYARERGERLVQDTAEYLREESRDLVAPGEMDEFLDAVDRLRERGERLEARLNRLAAARVPRA; from the coding sequence ATGAATGCCTCTCATACCCCCAATCCCGTGCTCAGCGTGCTGGGCCAGCTGCTCGAACGCGTGCTCAACCGTGTCGTGCGCCTGGACAGCGAAACCCTCACTCGCCTGGATGCGCTGGACGGCCGCGCCGTCACCGTCGAGTTCCGCGGAACGCCCCTGGCCCTGCGCGTGTGCGTGCAAGGCACCGAGCTACGGATTGGACCGGCCGCCGGCGGCGACAGCGCGCTGCGCGTGCTGACCTCGCCGGGAAGCCTGCTGGCAATGGCGTTGCGCCGCGGCAGCGGCGAAGCCGGCGTCGCGCCGGGCACGGTGGAGATCGCCGGCGATGCCGACCTCGCGCGCCGGCTCGAACAGATCGCTTCGCGCTATCGACCCGATATCGAGGAGGCATTCACGCGCACCTTCGGCGACGTGCTCGGTGTTCCGCTCGCGACCGGATTTTCCAATGCCCTGCGCTACGCCCGCGAACGCGGCGAACGCCTGGTGCAGGACACCGCCGAATACCTGCGCGAGGAATCCCGGGATCTGGTCGCGCCGGGTGAAATGGATGAATTCCTGGACGCGGTGGATCGGCTGCGCGAACGGGGTGAGCGCCTCGAAGCCCGTCTGAACCGGCTTGCCGCCGCGCGGGTACCCCGCGCATGA
- the arfB gene encoding alternative ribosome rescue aminoacyl-tRNA hydrolase ArfB, with amino-acid sequence MLEVNAQIQIPDEELQESFVRSSGPGGQNVNKVASAVELRFDVVNSRALPEPVRARLLARRDRRLTTEGVLVIEANRFRDQAKNRDDARARLADIIRAALFVPKKRIATKPTRASQERRIKEKKARSEHKRGRSKSWKDE; translated from the coding sequence ATGCTCGAAGTAAACGCCCAGATCCAGATTCCCGACGAGGAACTGCAGGAGAGTTTCGTGCGCTCCTCCGGTCCCGGCGGCCAGAACGTCAACAAGGTCGCCAGTGCGGTAGAGCTGCGCTTCGACGTGGTGAATTCGCGCGCCCTGCCCGAGCCGGTGCGTGCACGCCTGCTGGCACGGCGCGATCGTCGCCTCACCACCGAAGGCGTGCTGGTGATCGAGGCCAATCGGTTCCGCGACCAGGCCAAGAACCGCGACGATGCGCGGGCCCGCCTGGCCGACATCATCCGTGCCGCCCTGTTCGTGCCGAAGAAGCGCATCGCCACCAAGCCGACCCGCGCCTCGCAGGAACGCCGGATCAAGGAAAAGAAGGCCCGCTCGGAGCACAAACGCGGTCGATCCAAATCCTGGAAAGACGAATGA
- a CDS encoding helix-turn-helix transcriptional regulator, with protein MSHPASRVLAVLELLQAHGRLPGSELARRMGVDVRTLRRYIRTLEDIGIPVTAERGRYGAYSLVAGFKLPPLMFTDDEVLAVAVGLLAARGLGLADAAPAAASAQAKLERVMPPALRARVRAIDETVTLDIRGGDPVGGNNAALLQLSSSAQLQRRVELHYCSSAGDTTARDFDPYGLTWRSGRWYAVGYCHLRHGLRSFRLDRVLEVRPRPVSFGRPAGFDAAAYLALSIASLPRAIAVEVLLETDLAGAQREFFGNIGVFEAVEAGVLLRTRTDDLDWFACQLARLSFGFHVQSPDALREAIVTHAQRLLDRHGRAVAPAQPGDPSSHAPGDPSAPARIDGS; from the coding sequence ATGAGCCATCCCGCATCCCGTGTATTGGCGGTACTGGAGCTGCTGCAGGCGCATGGCCGCCTGCCTGGCAGCGAGTTGGCGCGCCGCATGGGCGTGGACGTCCGCACCCTGCGCCGCTACATCCGCACCCTGGAAGACATCGGCATCCCGGTCACCGCCGAGCGTGGTCGCTACGGCGCCTATTCGCTGGTGGCCGGCTTCAAGCTGCCGCCGCTGATGTTCACCGACGATGAGGTGCTGGCGGTCGCGGTGGGGCTCCTGGCCGCGCGCGGACTCGGCCTGGCCGATGCGGCACCGGCAGCGGCCAGCGCGCAGGCCAAGCTCGAACGCGTCATGCCGCCCGCCCTGCGCGCCCGGGTGCGGGCGATCGACGAGACCGTCACGCTCGACATCCGCGGCGGCGATCCGGTGGGCGGAAACAATGCTGCGTTGTTGCAGTTGAGCAGTTCTGCGCAACTGCAGCGGCGCGTGGAGTTGCACTATTGTTCCTCCGCCGGCGATACCACGGCACGGGATTTCGATCCCTACGGTCTCACCTGGCGCAGCGGGCGCTGGTATGCCGTGGGCTATTGCCACCTGCGCCACGGCTTGCGCTCCTTCCGGCTCGACCGTGTGCTGGAGGTACGGCCGCGCCCGGTCAGCTTCGGCCGGCCCGCGGGCTTCGACGCGGCGGCATACCTGGCACTGAGCATCGCCTCGCTGCCACGCGCCATCGCCGTGGAGGTGCTGCTGGAGACCGATCTGGCGGGCGCCCAGCGCGAGTTCTTCGGCAACATCGGCGTGTTTGAAGCCGTCGAAGCGGGAGTGCTGCTGCGCACGCGCACCGACGACCTGGACTGGTTCGCCTGCCAGCTCGCCCGCCTGTCCTTCGGCTTCCACGTGCAGTCGCCGGATGCGTTGCGCGAAGCCATCGTGACCCATGCGCAACGTCTGCTCGATCGCCACGGCCGCGCAGTGGCGCCGGCGCAGCCCGGCGACCCGTCGTCGCACGCCCCGGGCGATCCATCCGCGCCTGCTAGAATCGACGGGTCATGA